Sequence from the Nocardiopsis sp. YSL2 genome:
GTGGTCTCCTCCTACCAGGCCGCCTCCGGCGCCGGCCAGGAGGGCATCGACGTCCTGCGCGACCAGATGGCCAAGGTCGGTGCCGACCGGAGCCTGGCCGAGAAGGCGGGCGACGTGCGCGAGGCGGTCGACGAGCTCGGCCCGTTCCCGGCGCCGCTGGCCTACAACGTCGTGCCGTGGGCGGGTTCGCTCAAGGACGACGGCTGGTCCTCTGAGGAGCTGAAGGTCCGCAACGAGTCCCGCAAGATCCTGGGCCTGCCGGACCTGCGCGTCAACGCCACCTGCGTCCGCGTGCCGGTGATCACCACGCACTCGCTGGTCGTGCACGCGACCTTCGACAGCGAGGTCGCCGCCGACGACGCCCGCAAGCTGCTGGGCGAGGCCGACGGCGTCCAGGTCCTGGACGACCCGGCCGAGGCCCGGTTCCCGACCCCGGCCGACGTGGTCGGCACCGACCCGACCTGGGTCGGCCGCATCCGGCAGTCGCTGGACGACCCGAAGTCGCTGGACCTGTTCCTGTGCGGGGACAACCTGCGCAAGGGTGCGGCCCTCAACACGGCGCAGATCGCCGAGGTCGTCGCCAAGGAGTTCACCCAGGGCTAGCGCCTTCGGCGGCTCGCCGGGGGCAGCATGCGCCCGGCACGCCCTGGGTTGACGGGCCCCGACCCACCAGAGCCGGAACGCACGCCGGAACCCCGGTTCCCGCGTGCGTTCCGGCTCTGTGCGGTCAGGGGCGCCCGCGGTGGTCGGTGGGATGCCGGGTGCGGGCCAGGGTGAGCTTGTACAGGAGTCGGCACTGCTCGGTCATCCCGATGAGGTCGGAGGTCTCCACGGGGCGGCCGCCGCTGTAGTGCGTGCGCTCCACCACCAGGACGGACCGGCCGGGCGCGGCACCGAGCAGGGCGGCCTCCGAGTCGCGCAGCGTGCGCACGCCCACCTCCTCGACCACCCGGTCGACGGGGTGGCCGGCGGCGCCGAGGCGGTCCAGGAGGCCGAGGCCGGGCGCGGCGTCGAACGGGGTGCGCAGGGTTCCCGCGGTGAGGGCGGCGGGTTCCCACGACAGGTGCAGGGTGATGGGCAACTGCGCGGACAGCCCTCGGGAGGTCGTGCGGTAGACCGGGTCGCCCTCGCGGATCCGGAGCCGCACGCTGAGCGGCGCGGGGCTGCGCTCCTGCTCGGTGCCGATCACCTCGCGGCTGAGTTCGCCCAGGCCCGATCCGGAGGAGGAGTCGGTGCGGCAGAGCCGGAACTGCTCGGGTGCCGACCGCACGAAGTACCCGGAGCCGGGGCGGGCCTCGACCAGCCCCTCGGTGACCAGCAGCCGCAGCGCCGTCCGGGAGATCTGCTCGCTGACGTGGTAGAGCCGGGCGAGCCTGGTGCGGGAGGGCAACCGGGTTCCGGGGGGCATCTCGCCGCGCAGGATCGGCTCGCGGAGCTGTTCGGCCAACCAGAGGTATCGGGGCTGCCGACTCACTGTCACCGGGCCCAGGGGGAGGGGCCCTCCACCGACGGGCGTGCTCTGCGGTCCGGCACGGCCAGGCCTGCGAGTCGGCGGTCGCGGGTGGCCGCACCACCACCGTTGACGGTGCCGGCTCCGGGACGGAGCGAGGGAGTGAACCTGCCAGATCGCCGACGATCGCCCATGGTCACCAGTAAAGCAGCGAAAGAGCCTGGTGGGGGGCGCTACGCGAAAGTAGTTGCCTGAATCCGCGTCACTGCCAGTGATTCGGAACCGGACTCCGGGGCCGGGGAAACGCCCGAAAGTGTCGAAATGTGGGGAGTGTTGCCCCCTGGATATTACTCTGTGCTCCAACTTGGTCACAGTGAGTTTGGGGGAGTCATGGATATCGCGCTCGCGCAGGGGGTCGCGCACGAACTCGCGAACACGGTCGACGACAGCGTCGTGTGGCTGAGCGGGATCATGGGGGTGATCTTCCTGGCCATCGCGATCGCCCTGCTGGTCCTCGTCATCTGGGCGATCATCTCCACCCTCGTCGACTCCGACCTCACCGCGGGGGGCAAGCTCCTGTGGATCATCTTCGAACTCTGGACCCCTCTGCTCGGGGCGGTCGCCTGGCTGGTGGTCGGCCGCAAGGGGCACCTCAACCGGCTGCTCGGCATCGACAAGGGCCGGGCCCGGCACTCTGTTCCGTCCAGCGTGGGCCAGCACAGCAACGTGGCGGGGCGGTCCGCCGCCGGTGCGCCGCAGCCGCCGGCGGAGCAGCGTCCGCAGAGCCCCGGGGGCTACCAGGACGGACGGCAGGACCAGGCCGGCCTGGGCAACGCCTGACCCGCGGCGCGTGCTCTGTCCACAGCCTGTGGACGAAGCCCGCGCCCGGTGACGCGTCGGGGCGCGCGGTCCCTCACGGCGCGTCCCTGGCCGCGGAACCGGACAGCGTGACGACGGACGAGCACGCGGCACGCGTGCGGGGGTCGCCTGTGGTGACCACGACCACGCTCGGAGCGGGTCGGACCATGGAATGCAGACTTCCGGGCGAACACGCGAAACGCCCCGGTCGGGAGGCTTCCCGGCCGGGGCGTTCGTGCGCGCGGACCTACAGGATGATGCGCATGGGCTCCTCGAGGATCTCGGCCAGATCCTTCAGGAAGGCGGCACCGACGGCGCCGTCCACCGCGCGGTGGTCCACGGACAGCTCCAGGGAGATGCGGTTGCGCACGGCGACCTCGCCGTCCACGACCACGGCCTCCTGGCGCATCGCGCCGACCGCGAGGATCGCCGCCTCCGGCGGGTTGATCACCGCGGAGAAGCTGTCCACGCCGAACATGCCGAGGTTGGACACGCTGAACGTGCCGCCGCTCATCTCCTGCGGCTTCAGCTTGCCGTCACGGGCCTTGCCCGCGAGCTCGCGGGTGCGCGTGGAGATCTCCGACAGCGTCGCCTTGTCGGTGTCGTGCAGGACCGGCACGACCAGGCCCGCGTCCACGGCCACGGCCACCCCGACGTTGACCCGGTGGTGCTGGAGCAGCTTGTCGTCCACCCAGGAGGTGTTGACGGCCGGGTGCAGCTTCAGCGTGGTCGCGCAGGCCTTGACGATCAGGTCGTTGAAGCTGATCTTGGCGCCCGTGCTCGCCAGCTGCTCGTTGATCTGGGAGCGGAAGGCATTGAGGGCCTCGGCGTCGATCGTGCGGCGCAGGTAGAAGTGCGGTACCTGCTGCTTGCTCTCGGTCAGGCGTCGCGCGATGACCTTGCGCACGTTGCTGACCTTGAGCTCCTCGGACGCGCGCCCGTCGTCGAAGGCCGGAGCCTGCGCGGCGGGAGCGGCCTCGGCCGGCGCAGCGGGGGTGCTGGGCGCCGTGGTCTGGGCGGCGGTGCCGTTCTTGGCCGCGGCCTCGATGTCGGCGCGCACGACCCGGCCCTTGGGGCCCGACCCCTGGATCCGGGTGATGTCCAGGCCGTACTCCTTGGCCAGACGGCGGGCCAGCGGGGAGGTGCGCGGACGCGGCCCCTCGCCGCCGCCGGACTCACCGGACTGCTCGGCCGCCGGAGCGGGCGCGGCGGGCGCGGGCTGCTCGGCCGCGGCCTCCTGCTTCTCCTCCTCGGCGGCGGGCTCGGCGGGGGCCGCCGGAGCCGACTCGGCCACCTCCGCGTCAGGGGAGTCGGCGATCACACCGATGACCGCGCCGATCGGCACCGTGTCACCCTCGTTGACCGACTGCTTGACTAGGAAGCCGTCCTCGTAGGCCTCGTACTCCATGACGGCCTTGTCGGTCTCGATCTCGACCAGGACGTCGCCGGCGGCGACCTTGTCGCCCACCTTCTTGACCCACGTGCTGATGACGCCTTCCTCCATGGTGTCGGAGAGGCGCGGCATCTGGATTTCGCTCATGCTTGAAACTCCCTCTACCCGACCCGTTTGCCGACGGCGCTCAGGGTCTCCTTGATGGCGGTGCTGATCGACTCGACCGACGGCAGGGCCGCCGTCTCCAGCGGCTTGGCGTAGGGCATCGGCACCTCGGCCATGGCCACACGGCGGACCGGGGCGTCCAGGTAGTCGAAGGCCCCCTCCTGGATCGAGGCGGCGATCTCCGCGCCGATCCCGTAGGTCAGCCAGTCGTCCTCGCAGATCACCGCGGCACCGGTCTTCTTGACCGAGTCCACGAACGTCTGGCGGTCGAGGGGGCGCAGGCTGCGCAGGTCGACGACCTCGACGCTGATGTCCTCCTCGGCGAGCTTCTCGGCGACCTGGGTGGCGACCATGGCCATCCGGGAGTAGCCGATGAGCGTGATGTCGCTGC
This genomic interval carries:
- a CDS encoding aspartate-semialdehyde dehydrogenase, with translation MSNRLPTLAVVGATGAVGTVMLGILSERENVWGEIRLVASARSAGKVLRVRGEDVVVQALTPEVFDGVDVAMFDVPDEISKEWAPIAAARGAVAVDNSGAFRMDADVPLVVPEVNADEVRNRPRGIISNPNCTTLSMIVAIGALHRTYGVKELVVSSYQAASGAGQEGIDVLRDQMAKVGADRSLAEKAGDVREAVDELGPFPAPLAYNVVPWAGSLKDDGWSSEELKVRNESRKILGLPDLRVNATCVRVPVITTHSLVVHATFDSEVAADDARKLLGEADGVQVLDDPAEARFPTPADVVGTDPTWVGRIRQSLDDPKSLDLFLCGDNLRKGAALNTAQIAEVVAKEFTQG
- a CDS encoding PLD nuclease N-terminal domain-containing protein; translation: MDIALAQGVAHELANTVDDSVVWLSGIMGVIFLAIAIALLVLVIWAIISTLVDSDLTAGGKLLWIIFELWTPLLGAVAWLVVGRKGHLNRLLGIDKGRARHSVPSSVGQHSNVAGRSAAGAPQPPAEQRPQSPGGYQDGRQDQAGLGNA
- a CDS encoding dihydrolipoamide acetyltransferase family protein, with product MSEIQMPRLSDTMEEGVISTWVKKVGDKVAAGDVLVEIETDKAVMEYEAYEDGFLVKQSVNEGDTVPIGAVIGVIADSPDAEVAESAPAAPAEPAAEEEKQEAAAEQPAPAAPAPAAEQSGESGGGEGPRPRTSPLARRLAKEYGLDITRIQGSGPKGRVVRADIEAAAKNGTAAQTTAPSTPAAPAEAAPAAQAPAFDDGRASEELKVSNVRKVIARRLTESKQQVPHFYLRRTIDAEALNAFRSQINEQLASTGAKISFNDLIVKACATTLKLHPAVNTSWVDDKLLQHHRVNVGVAVAVDAGLVVPVLHDTDKATLSEISTRTRELAGKARDGKLKPQEMSGGTFSVSNLGMFGVDSFSAVINPPEAAILAVGAMRQEAVVVDGEVAVRNRISLELSVDHRAVDGAVGAAFLKDLAEILEEPMRIIL
- a CDS encoding GntR family transcriptional regulator, whose product is MSRQPRYLWLAEQLREPILRGEMPPGTRLPSRTRLARLYHVSEQISRTALRLLVTEGLVEARPGSGYFVRSAPEQFRLCRTDSSSGSGLGELSREVIGTEQERSPAPLSVRLRIREGDPVYRTTSRGLSAQLPITLHLSWEPAALTAGTLRTPFDAAPGLGLLDRLGAAGHPVDRVVEEVGVRTLRDSEAALLGAAPGRSVLVVERTHYSGGRPVETSDLIGMTEQCRLLYKLTLARTRHPTDHRGRP